Within Coffea arabica cultivar ET-39 chromosome 4e, Coffea Arabica ET-39 HiFi, whole genome shotgun sequence, the genomic segment ATTAGACCGGACCGGTGACATGGCCGGTCACCGGTTCGCGgtccaaccggtcgaaccggccggtccggtccggttctaaAAACACTGCCTGTAGACGTGATGTGTCATTTGTGATTCATGCTAGGGATAGCAAAAAATACGTGCCGACTCGAAAATTTGTAATATTCGATCTCATTTAATCCATAATATAGGATACTAGATCCGTATTATTTTATCATGTCAAAAGATGATCAGCTACTCGCTTATATATGGGATAGGTTAGGATCACAAAATTAAGAACTCACGAGTACCCGATCTgctccacacacacacacatatatatatatctatttagtttttcatttttacatATACTACAAAATAATACTTTTAGAGCGAATTAACTAATTTCATCAAGCAATTTGCTCTcaaaaaatatgagagattatTTGTTTATAAGCTTTATTTGTATGGGTTATTAtcttatatttttaataaaagaggTTAAGTGAtgtagaatatatatatatatatatatatatgaaaaaatggTACCACTTATATcaattttcattgattttgaattcttttaactGTTTCCCTTTCTCTTGTATTCTCTTTGTATGTCTATTTTTTgggatgagattttttttttaaataaaatttgtgTTGAATCTTAGATGAATacataaaatacaaaattaaattagtatagATCATTTATTTAAAGATTAAATCATAAGCAGGGCAGGGCAATGAATACCGCTGACACGCAGCACGAATAAGAACCGGAAAATTGCTGACTAATTAGATGGGGACCGAGTCGACCAAATGCTCAAAGGAACGGGTAATTGACCCATGCCCACCCCTAATTCATACCTATAAGCTCAATATGCAGGCGACTTCTATGGATATTATATTATCAACGCAAAAATCATGATTTGTTAGCATGTGAATAATAGCTGGTTATTGCATGCTGTAGAcaacattctttttttttttttttaatttattcccCCTTCAAATGCAAGTTGTGTTATGAAATTTGGGATGCTTAGTAGTTTGATTCTTTGATGGATTCATGGAATAATGGCAGATACCTGATGCGTTTCAGCAACCAAAGGACAAAAATTGCATCCAAGCAGCAACGATGCTTAACACTGTATTGGTTTTCCTATAGAACAGATATACAAATGCACTTCTATCCTTCCCAATCAAggtaagaaacaaaaaaattttgtatttcttATGCAGAACGATTACACTGAAAACTAACACCAAGAGATGAATCGAGCAGCTGTTTCCAATGTATGCCAGTATTTGTTGCAGCTCCAAGAAGTCTGCACTTCAGTCTTTTGATGTAATGACAAGTAACCCCAATACACCAATGAGAACATACTGCAGAtgtggggaaaaaaaataataaaggagtagTTATTCCATCAAATCAAACTACTTTTGGGGCAGTACCAAACCTGGAAGCAGTTCAAAATCTTGCTGCTATAGCTAATATGGAATTTGACATGATCATCTTTAAAATTCAAAGAGAGATGCATCAAGAATTTAATATATACACAATTTGAGAAGTACTGTGTAGAACAGGAAAATTTTTAGTCTTTGTCGAGCAATTTGATCCTTTTCGCTTATGATCAAGAACCAGACAATATAAGTAGTACAGATCAAAAGTTCACAAACCTTGACAATGGGTTTCTCAGTCATAATGATGGTCACCCAGCCGACATATGGTAAGAACCTGATTATGCACCACCCACAAAGGGAAAAAGAGAAGGTGATCAGCCCTTGTTTTGGCAATCATAATGAGAAAATACACATACATTCCTTTAACAATCAAGTATTAATCACTTGCAAGCCCAGAAGAAATGGTTATAACATCAAAAACAGGTATGAGCTCTAGTTCTCCTGGTTATGCTCACTTTCCTCAGCTCTACTTCTGCTGTTGTGCTGCATATTATTAGCCCACAAAAAGCACGAGGGTACCGTGTCACTGTATCTATGTTACAGTTTCCCTTGACTATACCAAAGATTATATATCTGAGATACACTTAGTGTAATttaaaaggaagcaagaaaggTCATGACAaaggagaaaaggagagaaatcaAGGGCTGGGAGGAGAATGATATCATTTTACAGATTATTACCCCACAGCTCTACCCATTATATGGCGCTGCTCAAGCCAGCGCTGTCCAGGAGCATATAAACCTATGTCATCACCAGGATTGGCATCCCCTgagagaaaaaagggaaaaaggtaGAGGCATTGGAGAACAAGAAAGTATTTAACAGATAACCTCTGTTTAACCAAATAAAAAACCGTTGTTTGTCCAAAGGAAAAGCAGTGAAAGCATAGGAGCACTTGATGGAAATGCTGTCATCTTCTCTCAGCATAgtaaaaacataaaataaattcataattaGCTATCTTGATAGAGCAAGCAAGAGTAAAGATCTGGCACCTTTTGTCAGGATGTTAACTTCTCCTGTATCTTTTCGTTCATGAACCTACAAGAGCAATGGGAATCTGgaattgaaaacaaaaagaccAGTAGCCGCATGGTAGTTTTTGTGATAATAATGTATGAAGAAAGAAGGTGATCTGAGATTCACAAGTAGAATAACAGGGTGAAATCTCATTGCACGGTAGAATTCACCACTCACCTCTTACTGCACTGCAGAAATAATTGGAAAACAAAGAATAACTGATAATTTGATTACCTTGATTACGCGATGGACAATTGGAATTGAACGACCCTGCAAAAGTGCAAAGGTGAATGTGTAAACAGTGAATTGCCAGAAGGCGGAGGTCAACAAGattgagaaattaaatatgCACTCTCTTTTTTGAGCATGTTATTGACTGATTATTACATACAATGAAAGGGATAATCAGAGACAAGAATAAGAACTCTTACATCAACATTGTAAACAATGATTTCTCCTGCTCTAATAGGATCATTGTTCATGTGCAAGAATAAAATGTCTCCCTGCAAATAAAAATAGGTGTCACTTTGGTGTGTACAATGCATAATACTGCTTTTTCAATAAAGGGCAGTTAAAATTAACTCAACACTTAACATAGATCtttcaaaagagaaaaggaactTGAAGCACTCGCACGGTTTTCATGAACTCAAAAAATTGTCTTCAGAAGATAAAGTTCGGATTCTGTTGAGGCGGTATACAAGCCATGGAAAAAGTAAGAAGCAGAGTGACACAGAGAGAACGGGAGAGCGTTTCAATCTGCAATAGAAGAAAGTTTAGGATCGTAGAAGGCACTGAGCTTCTCCAAAACTGAGTCGGGAACAGAAGTTTCCAAGACAATTCATAAGCGCATTGAATTCTCGAAACAAATCAGCTTTTCAGCTCTAACTGGTTTCTGGCTTTCTTTGACTAACAGCCCGACTGGTTGGTTCTCATCGATAAAGGTTTATTTGGACAGTAGAGTTGGATAAATTTACCCTCTTGAAACCAGGTTCCATGCTTCCAGTAAGAACAACAACTACAGGAGATTCACTCCCGGTAATGCACATTAACGCCTTCCATATTATGAGCGCACTACTAATAATCATACCTGAGCAGAACAAAAACAGACGTTAGAACGCTAACCATCTTGATAGGCTACTAAACCACAACATCCTTATAAATTTGCAGATATGACTTCAACTAATTTGGAATGCATACACATTCCGAGCAACAAATGAATCACTACTTAGACAGTAGAGTGTTGCAGAAGGACTAAATCCGCTACTAATTTCTTAGATGATTTCTCGATGAGAAAAACCAAAATGAACCAATGAAGCTTCACTTAATATAACAAACTTAGACGTTTATGTTATAAACTAATTTATTTCCCCACAATCTGTAACTGAGCAAACTTAGACGTTGACTCTGTATTTTGTGAGTTCATCAGAAAGAGCAAGAAAATTTTTGTAACGATGGGATTGATCAAACGGGTTTTGCTCAATCATCAATGTTGACTTCCTCAAAGAACAgataacttgaaaaaaaaaaaacaatgtttATGTTATAAACTAAAATTTAACGAATGAATGGAAGGCaacaaaccaaaatgagaaataaagtaaagagaaagaaaccaaaCCAAAGCTGACGGCGTCGTTGAGGGCCTTCCTAATTTGAAAACTTTTTATTGATTCCACAGTTTCGGCAACCCACTCCATGTTCTGGTTCTGGCCTTCTGGGTTCTGCTCTCTGCCAGATTCCAATGCTGCTTCAGAAATTTTGAACCTTGGTAGTTTGACCGCGGCCACCCGGGCAGGGAGACAAATAGGCAAATGAGCTGGACAGCGAGAAGACCGACCCAAAAGTCAAACAAATGGTAACAACGGGTTTGGAACTATGGATTGGACTGTAAGAATCCCAGGTTTTAGTAATTTCATGAATCGTCGTAGATCGATGACGACATTACTCGAGTTTCATTGGCCGAATTTTGTGGCGGTTGAGGTATATATTGTCCCACGTGGCTTCCATGTGTATACAATTAATACTCCTACTTGTTGTGACTGTTACAAAGAAAATATGTAGTGAAATTTCAAATTCCTACACTGCCCCTTGCTTGTTCCCATTAGTACCTTTGCGCCACTCCGAATTATGAAGTTTTGGATCAAACACAAAATTGAGCTATCCATTGCTCAATTGTTTTGAGAGAATTGAGTTGTCCATTGCTCAGATAGACATGATATTCAGTTATCTACGTACGAAATACCATGTGGTTGGCAAATTAGGATGCAAAAGAGAAATGGATCAATTCTAATTTTACATGAACTAATTTCAAGTAATGTTTAGCTCTTATTCAATTAACTAACACTAAAAACATTACTTTCAGACTTAATTCGACTACAGTTTGAGACAAACCCGAAATGTAATTTGTATATGTAGAATTTGGGTAACATTTTTAACTTCCTGCACGCAATTACTATATTTTATCATCATCCAATTCCGATCAATATTAAGTTCAATCGAAGTTTTCTCCTCATATCGAACTCAAGCTAGTTTTGAATTTCAACAATGTGGAATTGAGTTTCTAATAATTGTTTCGTTAAAATTTAATCAACGGGTCAAATCTTGTTTGATGTCAAGTTGATTAACTAAATTTGAAAGGAGTATAATCTCGAAAAATTTTATGTTGGTTTAAAATAACTAATAGACATGTCTAGTAGTTGTTTAAGAACTAATAAAAAAATTGCATGTGAACATATAAGAACCTCACTTATTGATTCACACATTAGGTGAAAAGTGAGATCTATTTGATATGTTAAATAAAATCAAGTGAAACCCTTATATGTTCGCATATAACTCTTTTATTGGTTAGATATAACAATTACTAGACATGCCTAATAATTACTCATACACacaaatatgaaaaaaattttattgtacaTAATCTTTGTTTAAATTTTAGAACACAGCACTACACTTTCACGattggaattggatttggtCCACTGAGATAATAACTATTTGCACTGCGGCTTTAAAAACGCAAAGGTTTATATGCAAATTCTTGGACTTTCAAGGAGAAATTGGTAATTtgatgtttaatttattttttggaaaTGCAGAAAATGGTTTGTGTAAAATATTAAGCAACTTTATACTAGTTTTTACTTCCCTCCATCAATTATGCTAACTTCTCAACTCATGGCGCTCATCCTACCAGCTGGGTGTGCACGATTAACAGTGTCTCCTCCGGCGCATGTTAGATTCCGACGCCCCCGTGTTCCTAATACTTACGCGGCCATCTCCAGCCCAACTCGGACAGCCGGAGACGATGCGGTGGATTGGGTTGAGGCAACGTCTAGTTTCTTCCAACAAGATTCTCGGCCCATCATGTTATTCGACGGTATTTCATTAATCGATTGCAGCTTATTTCACTAAATATGTAATTGAAATCAATGGCACTTGTCTATTAATTTTTCTAGCTCTTGGGTAATAGTTTTCGTTGCAGCATACTGAGTTGCCAGTCATTTGTTACTAATTAACATCATTATACACACCGAATTCttcaattttctcaaaattagaTTCGATTTTTATTTCTAGAAAATCCTTTTACTTTTGCGGATTAAACTTAACTAGGAGAAGATGAACTTTTGTAGCACAAATCCTGAACTAAGTTCGGGAGGGAAAATtggttttaaatttttaatccttcctttcttctagtgattAATTTGGAAGTGGAGAAAAGGAatattttactctttttttcttGTATCATTATCCAAGATCGTAGGAAACAAGAAAATTTAGCTGcctcattttttgttttggaGTAGTCATTGGAAATAATAGGCTGCAAATCACTGTGTATATGACGAACGGCTAAAGTGAAGATGTGTTCTTGATCTGTTTGATAGGCGTATGCAACTTATGTAATGGAGGTGTGAAATTTGTCCGTGATAATGATCCACAAAGGTAAAGTATATTGATTTGCCTACGGGTTTAGTGTTTTATCAGCTTAtgcatttcttttttcctttatgTAGGTCTCTGCTTCTGAAAATGCTAGTAATCTTGTTATAGGTCTAGAAAAAGACCCTTTAGCCTTGACTTTAGAGCTTAGATGACATCTTTGTATGTTTTCTCCCTTGACCCGATTGGATCTTTGAAAATGCTCTCATTTACCACAAACACATAATTATTGTACATTCACAAAACTTAATGTGAAGGTAATGAAAAATTAGGACTCATAAACACAAGGATGAGTTTATGAAGGTAAAAAGACTGAATATGCATATATCAGGTTGAATCAATAAGTTAATGAAATGGTCATTGGTGGAATGAGGCCTTGCCCTGATGCTACCTCCAGAATTTCTTGAAGCATATCAAAGAGCAGGAAGTGCAAAGTTACAAGAAAATTACTGGTCAAGTCTATGAGATGCTCAAAATCCCCTTCAAGTGAACTTGTAGTTCTGTTTTAAGCAATGTTGGACTGTTGATAAAGGTTTTCTTGTTTAGCATGCATAACTGATTTAGAGGACCATGGTTGAAAAatctaggggtggcaattcgggtccaaatcaggttgacgggtcgggttcgggtcaacccgtcagaaaatctgttgacccgaacccgacccgccaacccgtgacaggtcaggtatgctgacccgaatccgaaaatttcgggttggcgggtcaacCCGAAATgatccgaaacttaattttaatttattaatttatcactgtaatttctaataaaatcaatttctcacaaaactaattacataatcaagtaataaaaatttaaataaataattccaaaccaaatctaaaataaattaaacaccgtaaaagtgttttatcccaaacaaaatataaaataaattaaaacaatataaaagtaaaaaataatataatatattctttgtccaaatataataatttcaacttcacacaaattaaataaattcatttaggattaagtaattaatgcctttgaaaaaaagaataacttagtttagttagataaaattatttttatgtttattaaattatttttaattcgtaaacgggttatatcgggtcatatcaggtcaccacgggttgacccgaaatcgacctgttttcttttcgggttcatcgggtccaacccgattctgacccgaattcccgaaacctcaacccaaacccattaatttcgtgttaggttcgtgtcgtgttttcaggtcgtgtcgaaaattgccacccctagaaAAATCCTTGTAGTTTTagttcttgaaatttctgatttgtaTTGCTTTTTGGCCCACAGGTTTGCTTATTTTCCTGATAAAACTTGCAATTATTTTGCAGGAGAATCAGATTTGAAGCGCTACAGAGTGAAGCAGGCAAGAAACTGTTAAGAAGATCTGGACGAGCTGCCGATGATATTTCAAGCGTTGTAGTGGTTGAAAAAGACAGGTACTTGCATAAATGGTTGGTCAAGGTTCAGTATTGTAAATTTAATCCTTGAATCAACTTAGTAATGCCAATAGTCATGTTAAGTGTGTTGTGAGATCTGGTGCCTTTGTTTTGAAGAATAACGTCCTTGTTACAGGTCTTATATCAAGTCAGAAGCTGTATTAAAGATCATGGAGTACATAGACTTGCCCTTTCCGCAGCTTGCTTTTTTCCTTCAGTTTGTTCCTCTGTAAGTGAGAATTGTCTTCTTGTTATACCTACTTCTACGTTCTACCTTAATGGTGGCCAAACGTCATTCAATTAATGCTTTTCTCACTCCTCTTGGTTATTGCAGTTTCATCCGAGATTTCTTCTATGACAACGTTGCAAATAATCGTTACACATTTTTCGGTCGCTCTGATACATGTGAACTGTAATCTTGCTGGTACAAGTAGTAGTGTCACTACTGCAAGTAAGGACTGTTTACATCAAACAATACAGTCCTATTAGCTGATAAACTCTTCCTGGTCTATCCTCTGTAATAAGATGAAATGGCCAAGAAATATGCTGTTGTTTGGATTATCAAAAGTAGcaaaagaataatactatagggATTACCTTCGTTACTTTCTTTCAAAACATCATCAGTATTTCTTCTAGTCTACCTATCTGAAGCAGGCGTCGCAATGAACAATTATAAAAGCAGAGGTCAACAAGTGTCGATGGCGGGTGTGTTCAACAGCTCATGACTGCATTGACCGTCTTACAGCaatatattttattttgctcAGTTCAGATTAATCCATTAAATGAACTGATTTAGAAGTGAACTTATTGAAGCTTTTGAGCGAAGAGTAGTATGTAGCCACCGTCACAATTCCGTCCCCTTGGATAACTGTCCCATACAAAGAGCTGTGCTTGGATTTGGCCTGCTTCAGCAATATGGCACAATGTCACAGCTCAAACAAACCTCCTGGGACTCGGGGCAGATATCTTATGCCTCCACAAACACAATGCGAGGAAATTAGTCGGTTGAGGTCATGCCTATAAAAGTCATCCATGTAAAATATGACAATTCGAGGATCTAGCACGATGGTAAAAGCCCTTACCCCCTTCCATTCTAACGAGAAAGCAAGAACAATCATATTGACTAGGTACGTAATAAATCATCTTTTATTGATCCAGCAATTTATTTTATTGACCCAGTAGCGACTACAAACATAATTACTCTGGAGTAGCGACTACAAACATAATAGCAGCACTCGCCTGCATAAAACTCTGGAGTCATCGGTAAAAGCTATACTACTAGTAGTAGCAGTAGTACACAATTACACAAACCCCCGTTCAATTCAAGTAGGCTGAACTGACAAATTACTACTTCTACATAGCGGACTTATCTGCAGCAGCACTGTAGTAGTAACAGTTGTTGAACCCATACCAAACTTCACTGGGTATAAAAACGTCGTAGTAGAAGGTAACAGGGCGGGTGTTGTAGCCATAAACAGTCACATCATAAGG encodes:
- the LOC113741856 gene encoding uncharacterized protein, translated to MEWVAETVESIKSFQIRKALNDAVSFGMIISSALIIWKALMCITGSESPVVVVLTGSMEPGFKRGDILFLHMNNDPIRAGEIIVYNVDGRSIPIVHRVIKVHERKDTGEVNILTKGDANPGDDIGLYAPGQRWLEQRHIMGRAVGFLPYVGWVTIIMTEKPIVKYVLIGVLGLLVITSKD
- the LOC113742914 gene encoding DCC family protein At1g52590, chloroplastic-like, translated to MLTSQLMALILPAGCARLTVSPPAHVRFRRPRVPNTYAAISSPTRTAGDDAVDWVEATSSFFQQDSRPIMLFDGVCNLCNGGVKFVRDNDPQRRIRFEALQSEAGKKLLRRSGRAADDISSVVVVEKDRSYIKSEAVLKIMEYIDLPFPQLAFFLQFVPLFIRDFFYDNVANNRYTFFGRSDTCEL